Proteins encoded together in one Salmo trutta chromosome 3, fSalTru1.1, whole genome shotgun sequence window:
- the LOC115163831 gene encoding extensin-like, whose translation METRSDQLKGSDPLPQPQPSLYPNPNPASTPTTTQPLPQPPTQPLPQPSLYPNPQPSFYPNPNPTSTPTTTQPLPPNPNPASTSTQPSLYPQPQPSLYPNPQPSLYPNPNPALPQPQPSPYPNHNPASTPTPTQSLPPTPPQPSLYPNPNPASTPTPNPTQPLPQPQPQPLPQPQPSLYPNPNPAQPLPQPQPSLYPHPNPAPTPNPNPQPSLYPNHNPASTQPQPSLYPNPNPTQPLPPPQPSLYPNPNPEERLLRNYSYYIKTPIVWQTMQRLKMSSQPMDLDSHHLDHNDRLAAIGT comes from the exons ATGGAGACCAGATCAGACCAGCTGAAGGGTTCTGAT CCtctaccccaaccccaacccagcctctaccccaaccccaacccagccTCTACCCCAACCACAACCCAGCCTCTACCCCAACCACCAACCCAACCTCTACCCCAACCCAGCCTCTACCCCAACCCCCAACCCAGTTtctaccccaaccccaacccaacctcTACCCCAACCACAACCCAGCCTCTaccccccaaccccaacccagccTCTACCTCAACCCAGCCCAGCCTCTACCCCCAACCACAACCCAGCCTCTACCCCAACCCCCAACCCAGCCtctaccccaaccccaacccagctctaccccaaccccaacccagccCCTACCCCAACCACAACCCAGCCtctaccccaaccccaacccagtctctaccaccAACCCCACCCCAACCCAGCCtctaccccaaccccaacccagccTCTACCCCAACCCCCAACCCAACCCAGCCTCTACCCCAACCACAACCCCAGCCtctaccccaaccccaacccagcctctaccccaaccccaacccagccCAGCCTCTACCCCAACCACAACCCAGCCTCTACCCCCACCCCAACCCAGCCCCtacccccaaccccaacccccagCCCAGCCTCTACCCCAACCACAACCCAGCCTCTACCCAACCCCAACCCAGCCtctaccccaaccccaacccaacccagccTCTACCCCCACCACAACCCAGCCtctaccccaaccccaaccca GAGGAGAGGCTGCTCAGAAACTACTCTTACTACATCAAGACTCccatagtgtggcagactatgcagaGGTTAAAGATGAGCTCGCAGCCCATGGATCTCGACTCTCATCACCTTGACCATAATGATCGATTGGCGGCTATTGGAacatag